In Brevibacterium pigmentatum, the sequence GAAGACGTGGAAGCCGGGATCTCCCCCCAGCGTCCGAGTCAGAAGCGCCGCAGAAGGAAGGCCTGACATGTCATTGGTTCCCGGAACCGTCCGTCCCCGCAGGCTGCGGTCGACCCCGGCCCTGCGTCGCCTCGTCTCCGAAGTCCGACTTCACCCCTCGGAGCTCATCCTGCCGATGTTCGTCAAGGAGAGCCTGAGCGAACCGCTGCCGCTGGGCGGAATGCCCGGAGTCGTCCAGCACACGCTGGACTCCCTGCTCGAAGCCGCCCGAGAAGCCGTAGCGGCCGGGGTCGGCGGACTCATGCTCTTCGGCATCCCCGAACACAAGGACGAGATCGGCTCACAGGCCGACGACCCCGACGGCATCCTCAACCGGGCGCTGGCGCTGCTGGCCCGCGAACTCGGTGATGACACCGTGATCATGGCGGATCTGTGCCTCGACGAATTCACCTCCCACGGCCACTGCGGAGTCCTCGACCAGGCCGGAGCCGTCGACAACGACGCCACCCTCGATCGCTACGCCTCGATGGCACTGGCCCAGGCCCGCGCCGGGGCCGAGGTGGTGGGGCTGTCGGGAATGATGGACGGCCAGGTCGCCTACTGCCGCGAGGCCCTCGACGCCGCCGGATGCACCGACACCGTCATCATGGGCTACACCGCGAAGTACGCCTCGGCGTTCTACGGTCCCTTCCGCGAAGCCGTCGACTCCGAACTCAAAGGCGACCGCAAGACCTACCAGCAGGATCCGGCGAACGGACGCGAGGCCCTGCGCGAACTCGGCCTCGACCTCGCCGAAGGCGCCGACATCGTCATGGTCAAGCCGGGACTGCCGTATCTCGATGTGCTCGCTGAGGTGGCACAGGAATCCATCGTGCCCGTGTGGACGTACCAGGTGTCCGGTGAGTACGCGATGATCGAATTCGCGGCCGCCGCCGGAGCAATCGACCGGGAGAAGGCGATCGAGGAATCCCTCATCGCCTTCAAACGCGCCGGTTCCGACGCGATCCTGACCTATTGGGCCACCGAGGTCGCCCAGCGCCTCCAGGCCGAAGCCGCCGGTCACCTGTCGAACCGCAGCGCAGACGGAGGCCGGTGATGACCGAGCCCCGCTGGCTGTCGGCCGTCGATCAGAAGGCCTGGCGCAGCTACCTCAACGGCTCTCAGCTGCTCAGCACGCAGCTGGACAAGGAGCTGCGCGAGAAGCACGGCATCGGCCTGCCCGAATACGAGATCCTCGTGCGGCTGTCCGAGCATGAGGAGCGGACCATGCGGATGGCTCTGCTGGCCACCGACACGACCATGTCCCGGTCACGACTGACCCACAGCGTCGCCCGAATGGAGAAGCGCGGACTGCTCGAGCGCTCCGCCATCCCCGAGGACGGCCGCGGGGTCAACTGCGTGATGACCGAAGCCGGATGGCAGCTGCTGCAGACGGCCGCCCCCGATCATGTCTCCGGAGTCCGCAGCCATCTCGTCGATCTTCTCGATCCCGAAGAGATGGAGATCCTGGGTCGGATCTTCACCAAAGTCTTCGACCATATGACTGACATCGACGGCTCCTGAGCCGAACCCACGCGTAACTGAGAACGATCCCGGGACGAAACCCGACCCGCGAAGAATCAGAGGAGAACCATGACGACAGCAGAGACGAACGGTCACACCACCGATCGGTCCGCCGCCCTCTTCACCCGCGCCGAGGCGGTCATCCCCGGCGGAGTGAACTCCCCGGTTCGCGCGTTCAAGGCCGTCGGCGGCACCCCCCGCTTCATCACCGAGGCGACCGGTGCGTGGCTGCGCGACGCCGACGGCAACGACTACATCGACCTCATCGGATCCTGGGGTCCGATGATCATGGGCCACTCCCGCCCCGAGGTCGTCGCCGCCGTTCAGGAAGCCGCCGTCAAGGGATTCTCCTTCGGCACCCCGTCGACCGGTGAGGTCGAACTCGCTGAGGAGATCGTGCGCCGCGTCGACCCCGTCGACCAGGTGCGCCTCGTGTCCTCGGGCACCGAGGCGACGATGTCGGCGATTCGCCTGGCCCGCGGCTACACGGGACGGTCCAAGGTCGTGAAGTTCGCCGGCTGCTACCACGGTCACGTCGACTCGCTGCTGGCCCAGGCCGGCTCGGGACTGGCCACGTTCTCCCTGCCCGACACCCCCGGAGTCACCGGAGCTCAGGCGCAGGACACGATCGTCGTCGACTACAACGACGCTGCCGGTCTCGAAGCCGTGTTCGCCGAACACGGTGAGGACATCGCCTGCGTCATCACCGAGGCCAGCCCCGGCAACATGGGTGTCGTGCCTCCCCGCGACGGCTTCACGAACACGATCCGCCGCCTGACCAAGGCGCACGGTGCGCTGATGATCAGCGACGAGGTGATGACCGGCTTCCGCGTCTCCACAGCCGGTTGGTACGGCTATGAGTCCGAGACCCTCGGCTACCCCGAGGGCCCGGCCGACCTGTTCACCTTCGGCAAGGTCATGGGCGGAGGCTTCCCGGCAGCGGCCTTCGGCGGTCGCGCCGACATCATGGCCCACCTCGCTCCCTCCGGTCCCGTCTACCAGGCAGGAACGCTCTCGGGCAATCCTGTGGCCACCGCGGCCGGACTGGCCACACTCAAGCTCACGACCGAACTCGATGTGTACTCGCATATCGGCCGTGCCGCAGACATCCTGCGCCCAGCCGTCGCCTCTGCGTTGGAGGCCGAAGGCATCGCTCACGTCATCCAGTCCGCGAACTCGATGTTCTCCGTGTTCTTCACCGACGCCGAGGTGACGAACTACGACTGTGCCCGGGCTCAGAATGTCGACCGGTACACCGCATTCTTCAACGCCATGCTCGATCAGGGCATCCATATGCCCCCGAGCGCGTTCGAAGCTTGGTTCCTGTCCTACGCCCACACCGATGAGATCCTCGATCGGATCATCAGCGCCCTGCCCGCAGCTGCCAAGGCCGCGGCCGCGGTTCCGGAGGCCGGGAAGGCGCAGTCATGACCACCATCCACCTCGTCCGACACGGCGAAGTCGACAACCCCGACGGCATCCTCTACGGCCGTCTGCCGCATTTCGGTCTCACCGAGCGCGGACACGAGATGGCCGCCCGCGTGGCCGAGCACTTCGCGTCGGCGCCCAACCGGCCGGTCGAGCTCGTGGCCTCGCCGCTGCTGCGGACCCAGCAGACGATCGCGCCTCTGTCCGAGGCCCTCGGGTTGCCGGTGTTCGATGACGATCGCGTCATCGAAGCGGCGAACTCCTTCGAGGGACAGAAGCTCAATGCCAGGCGCCTGGCCGAGCCGAAGAACTTCGTGCGGCTGTACAACCCGCTCACCCCGTCCTGGGGAGAGCCGTACAGGCAGATCGTGCTGCGCATGGGGGCCGCGATGGCCAGCCTGCGTGCCAAGCTCGAGAACCACGGTCCGGACGCCGAGGGAGTCATCGTCTCCCACCAGCTGCCGATCTGGATGACCCGCCTGTCGGGGGAGGGGCGCTCGCTCGTCCACGACCCGCGCAGGCGTGAATGTGACCTGGCTTCTATCACCAGTTTCACATTCGATTCCTCCACACTGGTGTCCGTGAGTTACGAGAGCATCTGCGCGGATCTGCAGCCGGGCACCGCGGTGGCGGGCGCATGAATTTCGGACGTCATCCCCTCAACCGCAGGGCCCTCTTCACCTCCGCGCTCGCCGCTGGAACAGCCCTGGCGCTCAGCGCCTGCAGCGAGAACGACGAGCTGGCCGATCAGGCGGGATCCGACCAGGGGTACGTCTCCGGTTCGGGAGTCGTCTCACGGGTGCCCGCCGAGGATCGCGGCGAACCTCTCGACCTGAGCTTCGAGACCCTCGACGGGAAGACGGTGTCGCTGGCGGATCTGCGTCCCACCACGGTCGTCATCAACCTCTGGTACGCGGCCTGCCCGCCGTGCCGGAAGGAAGCCCCCGACCTGAAGTCCGTGTCCGAGGAATTCGGGGACAAGGCCCAGTTCATCGGCGTCAACGTCCGCGACCAAGAGGCTGCGGCCAACGCGTTCATCCAGAACTACCAGGTGCCGTACCCGAATATGCTCGATTCGAACGGTGAGATGGTCTCCCTGCTCTCCGGCGTTCTGCCCCCGCAGGCCACCCCCTCGACGGTGGTCCTCGATGCGAAGGGCCGGGCCGCGGCAAGAGTGGTCGGAGAAGTCGACGCGTCGACGCTCAAGGGACTCATCGAGGACGTGCAGTCCGAGTGAGTGGCCTCGGGGCGGACTTCGCCCAGACCGTTCTCTCGGGACCGCTGCTGCTGGCTGCCGGCGCGGCGGCCCTGGCCGGACTCGTCTCGTTCGCCTCACCCTGCGTGCTGCCGCTGGTACCCGGCTACGTCGGATACGTCACGGGTCTCTCCGGATCCTCGCTGAAGGACAAGCAGACGTGGCGAGTGGTCGTGGGCATCACCCTGTTCGTCCTCGGCTTCACGGTCGTCTTCGTGCTGTTGGGAACCAGCTTCTCCGCGCTCGGGGCGCTGTTCTCCCAATGGCAGTCGATCATCCTCCGCGTCCTCGGCGTCATCGTCATCCTTGCCGGTTTCGTATTCATGGGCGGATTCGGCCTGCTCCAGAACGAGCACCGCATCCGCGCCAGACCGAAGGCCGGACTCTGGGGCGCACCGGTGCTCGGAGCGACCTTCGCCCTCGGCTGGGCACCCTGCGTGGGACCGACCCTGTCGGCCGTGCTGAGCATGTCGGTGAGCTTCGGCGGTGACGGAATGATCTGGCGCGGAGCACTGCTGGCCTTCGTCTACTGTCTGGGCTTGGGCATCCCGTTCATCCTCCTGGCGCTGGCGATCCACAAGGGCGCCGGACGACTCGAATGGGTGCGGAAACATCAGACCGCGATCGTGCGCGCCGGGGGCATCATGCTCATCATCCTGGGTGTGCTCATGGCCAGCGGCGTATGGAACATGTGGATGACCTCTCTGCAAGGTCTCATCAATGGATTCGAAGTGGTGATCTAGTGGCGGGCTCAACCGAAGGCTCGGAGACGACGCAGCCGAAATCGGGTGCGACATCGACGGCGAAGCAGGGGGACAAGCCTGCCGCGAAGTCGACCGTGACGCAGCCCCAGCTCGGGTTCCTCGGCATGTGCCGGTGGGCCTGGACTCAGCTGACGACGATGCGCGTGGCCCTGATCCTCCTGCTCATCCTCGCCCTCGCCTCGATCCCCGGGTCTCTGCTGCCGCAGAGGATCCAGGACCCGGGCCGCGTCAACACCTTCCTGGAGAACAACGGTGCCTGGGGGCAGTTCCTCGACACCATCCAGATGTTCGACGTCTACTCCTCCGTGTGGTTCTCCGCGATCTACCTGCTGCTGATGGTCTCGCTCATCGGCTGCATCATCCCGCGGTCGAAACAGCACTGGAAGGCGATGCGCTCGTCCCCGCCCAAAGCACCGAGGCGGCTGTCCCGGATGCCCGGTTACGCCTCCTTCGCCTCGGCACAGGGAGACGCAGAGACCCGTGAGGACGCGGACGAGGAGTTCCTCGATGCCGCCGAGGCCCGGCTGAAGAAGTCGGGGTACCGGATCAACCGGCAGTCCGATCACATCGCCGCCGAACGCGGCTATCTCCGCGAGACCGGCAACCTCGTCTTCCACATCGCGCTGCTCATGGCGACCCTGACGATGGCGATCGGATCGCTGTTCGGCTATGAAGGTCAGCGCATCCTCGTCGAGGGTGAGACGTTCTCGAATTCGCTGGTCTCCTATGACTCCTTCGAACCCGGCTCCTACTACGATGCGGACAATCTGCCGGACTTCCGGCTCAAACTCGATTCCTTCACCTCCACCTTCGACGATCAGGCGGCGGGCAACCAGTTCGGTCAGCCGCGCAGCTTCGATGCGAAGGTGACGACGACTGCGGACGGGAAGACCGAATCGCACCTGCTCAAGGTCAACGAGCCGGTGCGCGTGGGCGGCGTCGGCGTCTACCTGACCGGAAACGGCTACGCCCCCGAGGTGACCGTGCGTGATGCGAAGGGCGATATCGTCCAGTCCGGTCCGCAGGTGTTCATCCCGGACGGCGGAGACCCCGGATACACCTCCGAAGGCGTCATCAAGGTCCCGGACTCGGCCGGCACGCAGATGGGGTTCGTCGGCGTGTTCCTGCCCACCGCTGCACAGAATCAGGACGGGGAGCTGATCTCGAGCTTCGCCGAGCTGCGCAACCCCTACCTGGTGATGAGCGGCTACACCGGCGACCTCGGCCTCGACTCCGGAGTCCCGCAGTCCGTGTACTCCCTCGACGCCGACAAGATGACGGAGATGACCGATGCCTCGGGCAATCCGCTCGTCATCCAGCTCGCCGAGGGGGACACGCAGAAGCTGCCCAACGGCGGTTCGGTGACCTTCGACGGAGTCAAGAAGTACATCGCCGTCGACATCTCCCAGGACCCGACGCAGGCGCTCATGCTCATCAGTGCGATCCTCGTTCTGGCAGGGCTCGGCCTGTCCCTGTTCATTCCCCGCCGTCGCGTCTGGGTGCGAATCAAGAACGGCGACGCCGAGGTGGCCGCCCTGGCCCGTGGTGAGGATCCGATGGTCGAACGCGCCGTCGAAGACCTGGTCAAAGACCTGCGCGACACGGACCCCGATGAGGGTGAGCACGGCGAGGACGACGAAAGATGAACCCGAAGTACTACGCGGAGTAGAATAGCCGCGGAGTGCGCGTCGCCTTCGGTCTCCGCACGGAGTCGGACGGGGACGCGCAGACAGAGAACAGCATGCGATAGAAGAGCACTTCAGTGGTGCGGAGGATGAATGGACGTCAACACAGACCTCGCAATGTGGTCGAACCAGTTGATCATCTCGGCGATGATCGTCTACGCCGTCGCCATGATCTTCTACGCCTTCGACCTCTTCGGTGCGCGTGAGCTGAAAACCTCGGAGACCGAGGTCGCGACCTCCGCCAAGGCCAGCACCGTGCGCCGGACGAACCGGAAGACGGCGTCGACCGCCGTTCTCGACCGGCCGGGCGACGACGATTCCGCGACGGTGAAGTCGTCGAAGAAGAACCGGCATCGCGGTGCCCGCATCGGCACCTCGCTGCTCGTGCTCGCCATGCTCCTCCACGTCGGGGGAGTGCTCACTCGTGCCCTGTCCGTGGCCCGTGTGCCGTGGGGCAACATGATGGAGTACGTCCTGTCTGCCACTGCGATCACCGTCATCGTCTACCTCGTCGTGCTGACGAAGAAGGACGTGCGGTACCTGGGAACGTTCGTCTCCGGCGGAGTGCTCCTGTGCCTGGGACTGGCGATCACCGTCTTCTACACCCCGGCCGCCAAGCTCATCCCGGCTCTGGATTCGTACTGGATCGCCATCCACGTGCCGATTGCGATCCTCTCGACCTCTCTGCTCTACATCTCTGCGATCCTCGCGGTCTTCCAGATCCTGAAGAGCGTGCACGAGACCAAGGAC encodes:
- the hemB gene encoding porphobilinogen synthase, giving the protein MSLVPGTVRPRRLRSTPALRRLVSEVRLHPSELILPMFVKESLSEPLPLGGMPGVVQHTLDSLLEAAREAVAAGVGGLMLFGIPEHKDEIGSQADDPDGILNRALALLARELGDDTVIMADLCLDEFTSHGHCGVLDQAGAVDNDATLDRYASMALAQARAGAEVVGLSGMMDGQVAYCREALDAAGCTDTVIMGYTAKYASAFYGPFREAVDSELKGDRKTYQQDPANGREALRELGLDLAEGADIVMVKPGLPYLDVLAEVAQESIVPVWTYQVSGEYAMIEFAAAAGAIDREKAIEESLIAFKRAGSDAILTYWATEVAQRLQAEAAGHLSNRSADGGR
- a CDS encoding MarR family winged helix-turn-helix transcriptional regulator, which gives rise to MTEPRWLSAVDQKAWRSYLNGSQLLSTQLDKELREKHGIGLPEYEILVRLSEHEERTMRMALLATDTTMSRSRLTHSVARMEKRGLLERSAIPEDGRGVNCVMTEAGWQLLQTAAPDHVSGVRSHLVDLLDPEEMEILGRIFTKVFDHMTDIDGS
- the hemL gene encoding glutamate-1-semialdehyde 2,1-aminomutase, whose translation is MTTAETNGHTTDRSAALFTRAEAVIPGGVNSPVRAFKAVGGTPRFITEATGAWLRDADGNDYIDLIGSWGPMIMGHSRPEVVAAVQEAAVKGFSFGTPSTGEVELAEEIVRRVDPVDQVRLVSSGTEATMSAIRLARGYTGRSKVVKFAGCYHGHVDSLLAQAGSGLATFSLPDTPGVTGAQAQDTIVVDYNDAAGLEAVFAEHGEDIACVITEASPGNMGVVPPRDGFTNTIRRLTKAHGALMISDEVMTGFRVSTAGWYGYESETLGYPEGPADLFTFGKVMGGGFPAAAFGGRADIMAHLAPSGPVYQAGTLSGNPVATAAGLATLKLTTELDVYSHIGRAADILRPAVASALEAEGIAHVIQSANSMFSVFFTDAEVTNYDCARAQNVDRYTAFFNAMLDQGIHMPPSAFEAWFLSYAHTDEILDRIISALPAAAKAAAAVPEAGKAQS
- a CDS encoding histidine phosphatase family protein codes for the protein MTTIHLVRHGEVDNPDGILYGRLPHFGLTERGHEMAARVAEHFASAPNRPVELVASPLLRTQQTIAPLSEALGLPVFDDDRVIEAANSFEGQKLNARRLAEPKNFVRLYNPLTPSWGEPYRQIVLRMGAAMASLRAKLENHGPDAEGVIVSHQLPIWMTRLSGEGRSLVHDPRRRECDLASITSFTFDSSTLVSVSYESICADLQPGTAVAGA
- a CDS encoding TlpA family protein disulfide reductase, whose product is MNFGRHPLNRRALFTSALAAGTALALSACSENDELADQAGSDQGYVSGSGVVSRVPAEDRGEPLDLSFETLDGKTVSLADLRPTTVVINLWYAACPPCRKEAPDLKSVSEEFGDKAQFIGVNVRDQEAAANAFIQNYQVPYPNMLDSNGEMVSLLSGVLPPQATPSTVVLDAKGRAAARVVGEVDASTLKGLIEDVQSE
- a CDS encoding cytochrome c biogenesis CcdA family protein: MSGLGADFAQTVLSGPLLLAAGAAALAGLVSFASPCVLPLVPGYVGYVTGLSGSSLKDKQTWRVVVGITLFVLGFTVVFVLLGTSFSALGALFSQWQSIILRVLGVIVILAGFVFMGGFGLLQNEHRIRARPKAGLWGAPVLGATFALGWAPCVGPTLSAVLSMSVSFGGDGMIWRGALLAFVYCLGLGIPFILLALAIHKGAGRLEWVRKHQTAIVRAGGIMLIILGVLMASGVWNMWMTSLQGLINGFEVVI
- the resB gene encoding cytochrome c biogenesis protein ResB produces the protein MAGSTEGSETTQPKSGATSTAKQGDKPAAKSTVTQPQLGFLGMCRWAWTQLTTMRVALILLLILALASIPGSLLPQRIQDPGRVNTFLENNGAWGQFLDTIQMFDVYSSVWFSAIYLLLMVSLIGCIIPRSKQHWKAMRSSPPKAPRRLSRMPGYASFASAQGDAETREDADEEFLDAAEARLKKSGYRINRQSDHIAAERGYLRETGNLVFHIALLMATLTMAIGSLFGYEGQRILVEGETFSNSLVSYDSFEPGSYYDADNLPDFRLKLDSFTSTFDDQAAGNQFGQPRSFDAKVTTTADGKTESHLLKVNEPVRVGGVGVYLTGNGYAPEVTVRDAKGDIVQSGPQVFIPDGGDPGYTSEGVIKVPDSAGTQMGFVGVFLPTAAQNQDGELISSFAELRNPYLVMSGYTGDLGLDSGVPQSVYSLDADKMTEMTDASGNPLVIQLAEGDTQKLPNGGSVTFDGVKKYIAVDISQDPTQALMLISAILVLAGLGLSLFIPRRRVWVRIKNGDAEVAALARGEDPMVERAVEDLVKDLRDTDPDEGEHGEDDER
- the ccsB gene encoding c-type cytochrome biogenesis protein CcsB, which produces MDVNTDLAMWSNQLIISAMIVYAVAMIFYAFDLFGARELKTSETEVATSAKASTVRRTNRKTASTAVLDRPGDDDSATVKSSKKNRHRGARIGTSLLVLAMLLHVGGVLTRALSVARVPWGNMMEYVLSATAITVIVYLVVLTKKDVRYLGTFVSGGVLLCLGLAITVFYTPAAKLIPALDSYWIAIHVPIAILSTSLLYISAILAVFQILKSVHETKDPKWLRFLHRLPSSTDLERISYRIAAVGFITWTFTLIAGAIWAEVAWSRYWGWDSKEIWTFVVWVIYAAYLHARATRGWGPTKVAVLNLIGIASVIFNFTVVNMYFNGLHSYSGLD